The Gambusia affinis linkage group LG11, SWU_Gaff_1.0, whole genome shotgun sequence genome contains a region encoding:
- the LOC122839489 gene encoding uncharacterized protein LOC122839489: MLPRVISFGYVGYEISTKKRTATCKTCKKRISDGDATTSNFVRHLKLHKDRFEEYQMNKRITNEPQQPSISQFLDTRAGQYSMNHPQQKAITNALLRDLIIGCNLPLSIVENKSFRHFLTVVDSKYSPICRRTMTSKIEDLAAEKHLMLKTQLSQTDHVSVTVDIWSDRKMRGFLGITVHWIQKGIERLEVRNLMIIIVLTTQSSGMTYPWKIRKQSVPLWERNIACNVLLTHFSWW; the protein is encoded by the exons ATGCTTCCGCGAGTAATTTCTTTTGGCTACGTAGGTTATGAAATTTCGACTAAAAAACGAACTGCAACTTGTAAAACATGCAAGAAGAGAATATCGGATGGAGATGCCACGACGTCCAACTTTGTCCGGCATTTGAAGCTTCACAAAGATCG ATTTGAAGAATACCAGATGAATAAGAGGATCACAAATGAACCTCAACAGCCTTCCATATCACAATTTCTGGACACTCGTGCTGGGCAGTACAGTATGAATCATCCACAGCAGAAAGCCATTACAAATGCCTTACTACGTGACTTAATTATTGGTTGTAATCTGCCCCTGTCTATTGTGGAAAACAAGAGTTTTCGACACTTTCTGACAGTAGTCGACAGCAAATACAGCCCAATATGTCGCAGAACAATGACATCAAAAATAGAAGATCTTGCTGCTGAGAAACATTTGATGTTAAAAACCCAGCTGAGCCAGACTGATCATGTTTCAGTGACAGTGGACATTTGGTCAGACCGAAAGATGAGGGGTTTCCTTGGCATCACTGTGCACTGGATACAAAAAGGAATTGAGAGGCTCGAG GTGAGGAACCTGATGATAATCATCGTCTTGACGACCCAGAGCTCTGGCATGACTTACCCTTGGAAGATCAGGAAACAGTCGGTGCCTCTTTGGGAAAGAAACATCGCCTGCAATGTTTTGCTCACACACTTCAGCTGGTGGTGA